The Kordia sp. SMS9 genome window below encodes:
- a CDS encoding DNA/RNA non-specific endonuclease has translation MSYAVNFFETHSVQTPNIDASEIEKFTVAGLEVSDYYLTYEKYSVLQNPFRKFPYYSAVNVNGKQFHKLKRASIFEGSERWAKDERIPPETQWGNALYNAKKYDFDRGHLVKREDVQWGNDEEIARSAARSTFYYTNAVPQVSKLNRGVWKRIENYILHHEVVKNDMKICMFSGPVFREDDPEFLKTVNDEVVRLPYLFWKVVYYVKNGTLHRAGFLTSQHRQMQKKRIIKPVSRSEESARVAHFNRFKDAETYQVTVSFIEQISQLSFEAAAEMFQNDDPERIILSRVNVRSSNNESVQLEAQANSMNLKL, from the coding sequence TTGAGTTATGCTGTTAACTTTTTCGAAACGCATTCGGTACAGACACCGAATATTGATGCCAGCGAAATCGAAAAATTTACGGTGGCTGGTTTAGAGGTGTCAGATTATTATTTGACGTATGAAAAATACAGTGTACTTCAAAATCCGTTTCGAAAATTCCCCTATTATTCAGCCGTCAATGTGAATGGAAAACAGTTCCATAAACTAAAGAGAGCGAGTATTTTTGAAGGAAGTGAGCGTTGGGCAAAAGACGAGCGTATTCCGCCAGAAACACAATGGGGAAATGCGTTGTATAATGCTAAAAAGTATGATTTTGACAGAGGACATCTCGTAAAACGTGAAGATGTACAATGGGGAAATGATGAAGAAATTGCACGTTCGGCAGCACGTTCTACCTTTTATTACACCAACGCAGTGCCGCAGGTGAGTAAATTGAATCGAGGTGTTTGGAAACGTATTGAAAATTATATTTTGCACCATGAAGTGGTAAAAAACGATATGAAAATCTGTATGTTCAGCGGTCCTGTTTTTCGGGAAGACGATCCTGAATTTTTAAAAACTGTCAATGATGAAGTCGTTCGGTTGCCATATTTGTTTTGGAAAGTGGTGTATTATGTAAAGAATGGAACATTGCACAGAGCAGGTTTTTTAACGAGTCAACACCGACAAATGCAGAAAAAGCGCATCATCAAGCCTGTAAGTCGCTCTGAAGAAAGTGCTCGAGTTGCACATTTTAATAGATTTAAAGATGCAGAAACCTATCAAGTAACCGTATCTTTCATAGAACAAATTAGTCAGTTATCGTTTGAAGCTGCGGCAGAAATGTTTCAAAATGACGATCCAGAACGTATTATTCTATCGCGTGTAAACGTTCGCAGTAGTAATAATGAAAGTGTACAATTAGAAGCACAAGCAAATAGTATGAATTTAAAATTATAA
- a CDS encoding CHAT domain-containing protein, with protein MEENAIRDVLGSSEDKNKFDFESRGAVTKDLLIDHLLKIKPNILHISGHGNTDEQLLLEDVEGYTEEVSIQKLSNVLSGFKDHIQCVFLNTCHSLAGIENFNENIAYIIGMNKEIPDDVAISFSRNFYNALFNGRTIKDSFKIALSRIAMTDQGDEHIPKLIVNVEAVVHAGKEIEQQNEKSEHNLINTIISEAEIAEAKNSYKRSIKFHYKIIFGAIAVSIGLFIFLYMNGNNDLTSSLIGLIPSALGSYPFMEIQKRRNRITLIRVFELKRKRLINALSQLSPTERRELNEEFKRLIII; from the coding sequence GTGGAAGAAAATGCCATACGTGATGTTTTAGGAAGTAGTGAGGATAAAAATAAATTTGATTTTGAATCGAGAGGCGCTGTTACCAAAGATCTTCTCATAGACCATTTACTTAAAATAAAACCCAACATTTTGCATATTTCTGGACATGGAAATACCGATGAACAATTATTATTGGAAGATGTAGAAGGCTATACCGAAGAAGTGTCAATTCAGAAATTATCAAACGTTTTGTCAGGTTTCAAAGATCACATTCAGTGTGTATTTTTAAATACCTGTCACAGTTTGGCTGGAATTGAAAATTTTAATGAAAACATCGCGTATATCATTGGAATGAACAAAGAAATTCCTGATGATGTGGCGATTAGTTTTTCAAGAAACTTCTACAATGCGTTGTTTAATGGGCGAACAATTAAAGATTCTTTTAAAATTGCGTTATCGCGAATTGCCATGACCGATCAAGGTGATGAACACATTCCGAAATTGATTGTGAATGTTGAAGCAGTCGTACATGCAGGAAAAGAAATTGAGCAGCAGAATGAAAAGAGCGAGCACAATTTGATCAATACCATCATTTCAGAAGCAGAAATTGCCGAAGCTAAAAATAGCTATAAACGCAGTATTAAATTTCATTATAAAATCATTTTTGGTGCTATTGCGGTGAGTATTGGATTGTTCATCTTTTTATATATGAATGGAAATAATGACTTAACATCGTCACTTATTGGTTTGATTCCGAGCGCGTTGGGGAGCTATCCGTTTATGGAAATTCAGAAGCGAAGAAACAGAATTACACTCATACGCGTATTTGAATTGAAGCGCAAACGTCTCATCAATGCGCTGTCACAATTATCTCCCACGGAACGTCGCGAATTGAACGAAGAATTTAAGCGATTGATCATTATTTAA
- a CDS encoding YdeI family protein translates to MNTREELYFKNDTEWRAWLEEHHDTSSGVYLIFYKVSSATESMRWEEAVKVALCFGWIDSTVKKLDEERRRQYFCPRNPKSVWSKLNKSYIVELIAAEKMHESGSLKMIAAMKDGSWTALDDVENGVIPKELQTAFEANPTAFENYQNFSPSYRKSYLYWLNQAKRATTREKRIAEIIRLCAANIKSRNTR, encoded by the coding sequence ATGAACACACGCGAAGAACTCTATTTTAAAAACGATACGGAATGGCGTGCGTGGTTGGAAGAACATCACGATACGTCTTCGGGTGTGTATTTAATTTTTTACAAAGTAAGTTCGGCAACAGAAAGTATGCGTTGGGAAGAAGCGGTAAAAGTAGCGCTGTGTTTTGGTTGGATTGACAGCACGGTGAAAAAACTAGACGAGGAACGCAGGCGACAATATTTTTGTCCGCGAAATCCCAAAAGTGTTTGGAGCAAGCTTAACAAGAGTTATATTGTGGAATTGATCGCCGCAGAAAAAATGCACGAAAGTGGTTCTCTGAAAATGATTGCTGCGATGAAAGATGGTTCGTGGACAGCATTGGACGATGTAGAAAACGGCGTCATTCCAAAAGAATTGCAAACAGCTTTTGAAGCCAATCCGACCGCGTTTGAAAACTATCAAAATTTCAGTCCATCCTATCGTAAAAGTTATTTATATTGGTTGAATCAAGCGAAACGAGCCACAACACGCGAAAAGCGCATTGCAGAAATCATTCGATTATGTGCTGCAAATATTAAAAGTAGAAATACGCGATAA
- a CDS encoding M28 family peptidase codes for MKKIILTTLLFSVTFMMSQTDSRLYDIIDAVSADRIENDIRTLANFGTRNTFSDTVSETRGIGAARRWIKKEFDQISSNCDNCLNVFYQKDFVTKEGNRRVPKDAWVVNVVAIQKGTKYPNRYVIMSGDIDSRASDTMDFTTDAPGANDNASGMAGAIEAARVLSKYKFENSIIYVGLSGEEQGLFGGQGLAKYAKDQGWDIIGVLNNDMIGNIEGVDGVIDNRSFRIFSEPVPANETERQRRSRRFYGGEVDGISRQLARYVHKQTQTYMPEMNPMLIYRLDRFGRGGHHRPFNDLGFAGIRIMEAHENYNRQHQDIREENGINYGDVIEGVNFAYAKKLTAVNAINLASLAWSPLPPQDVKIGGIVQPSAKFKWKKSEDENVVGYKIYWRDTTAPQWQHSRFVGDVTEYTLKGIVIDNYYFGIATVSKNGHESLIVFPAKIFR; via the coding sequence ATGAAGAAAATTATCCTCACTACCCTACTCTTTTCTGTAACGTTTATGATGTCACAAACCGATTCGCGTTTGTACGATATCATTGATGCGGTTTCGGCAGATCGTATCGAAAATGATATCCGAACGCTGGCAAACTTTGGAACGCGAAACACCTTTAGTGACACCGTTTCTGAAACGCGTGGAATTGGTGCCGCAAGACGTTGGATTAAAAAAGAATTTGATCAAATTTCTAGCAATTGTGATAATTGTTTGAATGTATTCTACCAAAAAGATTTTGTCACGAAAGAAGGCAATCGTCGTGTACCAAAAGATGCATGGGTTGTGAATGTAGTGGCGATTCAGAAAGGCACAAAATACCCAAATCGGTATGTGATTATGAGTGGCGATATTGATTCGCGCGCCAGCGACACCATGGATTTTACCACAGACGCACCAGGTGCTAACGATAACGCTTCTGGAATGGCTGGAGCAATTGAAGCTGCACGTGTATTATCAAAATATAAGTTTGAAAACAGTATTATTTACGTGGGATTGTCGGGCGAAGAACAAGGCTTGTTTGGTGGACAAGGATTGGCGAAGTATGCGAAAGATCAAGGTTGGGACATTATTGGTGTATTAAACAATGATATGATCGGAAATATTGAAGGAGTTGATGGCGTGATTGATAACAGGTCGTTCCGAATTTTCTCAGAGCCAGTTCCTGCGAATGAAACTGAGCGCCAACGCAGATCACGCCGTTTTTACGGTGGTGAAGTGGATGGAATTTCTCGTCAATTAGCACGATACGTTCACAAGCAAACGCAAACGTACATGCCTGAAATGAATCCAATGCTAATTTATCGTTTGGACAGATTTGGTCGCGGTGGGCATCACAGACCGTTTAACGATCTTGGTTTTGCAGGAATCAGAATCATGGAAGCGCATGAAAACTACAATCGCCAACATCAAGACATTCGAGAAGAAAACGGCATCAACTATGGAGATGTTATTGAAGGTGTCAATTTCGCTTATGCGAAGAAACTCACAGCAGTAAATGCCATCAATTTAGCGAGTTTGGCGTGGTCACCATTGCCGCCACAAGATGTAAAAATTGGTGGGATTGTACAACCAAGTGCAAAATTCAAATGGAAAAAATCGGAAGATGAAAATGTCGTTGGCTATAAAATCTACTGGCGCGATACAACCGCTCCACAATGGCAACATTCACGTTTTGTGGGCGATGTAACTGAATATACGCTAAAAGGAATTGTGATTGATAATTATTATTTTGGAATTGCTACAGTGAGCAAAAACGGGCATGAAAGCTTGATTGTATTTCCTGCGAAAATTTTTAGATAG
- a CDS encoding DUF6265 family protein encodes MKKLLHLLVITIPFAVFSQPNTEVYLFDLATKNNQIQLTNGQNISNNEGYDNQPSFQYANTILFASTRNGQTDILSYNINNGDKKWLSNTQQGSEYSPTPIPTTKDVSAIRLDTTGLQLLYRYRRGKSKPIHKELKIGYHVWNSRNVLVSFVLGEPQRLVVSNLKKNTHETADTKIGRSLHNIPNLNLVSYISKKNDAWEIRSLNVETYETKKITNTIPNVEDMCWLADGSILMAKGKALYKLHPEKDTEWKIVKLFDKENFDNITRITTNRANTKLALVAELEKTLAPTLENIRWIAGNWKGEAFGGITEENWSEPSGGSMMATFKLIVDGKVNFYEIETISEVNKSLLLRLKHFDGELKGWEIKDETVDFPLIKVTKNKAIFEGMIFESVGPNNMTVYVSVGQKDGSNAIVPFYYTKK; translated from the coding sequence ATGAAAAAATTACTACACTTGCTGGTAATTACAATTCCGTTTGCTGTGTTTTCTCAACCTAATACAGAAGTATATCTTTTTGATCTTGCTACCAAAAACAATCAAATACAACTCACCAACGGACAGAATATTTCTAACAATGAAGGCTATGACAATCAACCTTCGTTTCAATATGCAAACACAATTTTATTCGCGTCCACGCGAAATGGACAAACGGATATTCTTTCGTATAATATCAATAATGGCGATAAAAAATGGTTGAGTAATACCCAACAAGGAAGTGAATATTCGCCAACACCAATTCCTACAACCAAAGATGTTTCTGCCATTCGTTTAGACACTACAGGACTGCAATTATTATACAGATACCGACGCGGAAAAAGTAAACCAATTCACAAAGAGTTAAAAATTGGGTATCACGTATGGAATTCTCGAAATGTGCTGGTTTCTTTCGTTTTGGGCGAACCGCAAAGACTTGTTGTTTCTAACCTTAAAAAAAATACCCATGAGACTGCCGATACCAAAATTGGTCGATCATTGCACAACATTCCAAACTTAAACTTGGTAAGTTATATCAGTAAAAAGAACGATGCTTGGGAAATTCGTTCCCTGAATGTTGAAACTTACGAAACCAAAAAAATCACGAATACAATTCCAAATGTAGAAGACATGTGCTGGTTGGCTGATGGTTCTATCTTGATGGCGAAAGGAAAAGCGTTATACAAACTGCATCCCGAGAAAGATACCGAATGGAAGATTGTAAAACTGTTCGACAAAGAAAATTTTGACAACATTACACGCATAACCACAAACCGAGCAAATACGAAATTAGCTTTGGTTGCCGAACTTGAAAAAACACTCGCGCCAACCTTAGAAAACATTCGTTGGATTGCAGGCAACTGGAAAGGCGAAGCGTTTGGAGGAATTACGGAAGAAAACTGGAGCGAACCTTCGGGTGGTTCTATGATGGCAACCTTTAAATTGATTGTAGACGGAAAAGTGAATTTTTATGAAATTGAAACGATTTCGGAAGTAAACAAAAGTCTCCTCTTGCGACTGAAACATTTTGACGGCGAATTGAAAGGTTGGGAAATCAAGGATGAAACGGTCGATTTTCCACTGATCAAAGTCACCAAAAACAAAGCAATTTTTGAAGGAATGATCTTCGAATCTGTCGGTCCAAACAATATGACGGTTTATGTCAGTGTTGGTCAAAAAGACGGCTCCAACGCGATTGTTCCTTTTTATTACACAAAAAAATAA
- a CDS encoding 2-dehydro-3-deoxyphosphooctonate aldolase produces MKKLGLVLLVLTVIVACGTKKSASTAERSVTNIKKAKSKNFKQTLRDSYTFVVKEISTDETYGYSPKNAVEVGGARDSEGPTNEKRYLNALTGPNGEEVSYYRAGSCCPTPSENALYGDNAILDNYRVTWEGSKDTVSIYINMYDSSPLKAPKGFGLRK; encoded by the coding sequence ATGAAAAAACTAGGACTTGTATTGCTTGTATTAACTGTGATTGTAGCCTGTGGAACTAAAAAATCTGCTTCGACTGCTGAACGTTCTGTCACAAACATTAAAAAAGCTAAAAGTAAAAATTTTAAACAAACGCTCCGTGATTCATATACCTTTGTAGTCAAAGAAATTTCAACAGATGAAACCTATGGATATTCTCCTAAGAATGCTGTGGAAGTTGGTGGTGCAAGAGATTCTGAAGGACCTACAAATGAGAAACGGTATTTAAATGCGCTGACAGGTCCAAATGGTGAAGAAGTTTCCTATTACCGAGCTGGAAGTTGTTGTCCAACACCTAGCGAAAACGCCTTGTATGGTGATAATGCTATACTTGACAATTATCGCGTTACTTGGGAAGGATCAAAAGATACGGTTTCTATTTATATTAACATGTATGATTCTAGTCCGCTAAAAGCTCCAAAAGGTTTTGGATTGCGAAAGTAA
- a CDS encoding SDR family oxidoreductase encodes MKNKAVIIGASGGMGRNIITYLSTLDNWDIVGLDIKEPMYESRQTFIQVNLLDVEETKQKLSHLTATTHIFCVGFIGDATFSGPIDKNVALLKNTVEAIEPIAKNLQRVFLMEGGKVYGRQLGKFKTPAKETDARHMAPNFYFNQEDFLIERQRGKSWSWVALRPELLCSNIVGIPNLPLLIGVYATISKELGLPLRFSGSEAAYQALVQVCDAKLLAKAAVWVATAENTANHAINFTNGDAFRWQHLWKRIAKFFDMEYEEPQQINLATFMEDKAPLWDSIVEKYQLEPNSYHDVAAWPLGDFMFNCDWDVLLSTTKIQQLGFHEVMDSEEMFLDLLQDFRNRNIIP; translated from the coding sequence ATGAAAAATAAAGCAGTAATTATAGGCGCTTCTGGCGGAATGGGAAGAAATATCATTACCTATTTATCAACGCTAGACAATTGGGATATTGTAGGACTCGACATTAAAGAACCAATGTACGAAAGTAGACAAACTTTTATTCAAGTGAATCTCTTAGATGTGGAAGAAACCAAACAAAAACTTTCACACTTAACAGCTACAACTCATATTTTTTGTGTTGGATTTATTGGCGATGCCACGTTTAGCGGTCCAATTGATAAAAACGTAGCCTTATTGAAAAATACCGTAGAAGCCATTGAACCAATTGCAAAGAATCTCCAGCGTGTCTTTTTGATGGAAGGCGGAAAAGTATACGGACGACAACTTGGAAAGTTTAAAACACCAGCCAAAGAAACGGATGCACGACACATGGCTCCGAACTTCTATTTCAATCAAGAAGACTTTTTGATAGAGCGTCAACGTGGAAAATCGTGGTCTTGGGTTGCCTTGCGTCCAGAACTGCTTTGCAGCAATATTGTCGGCATTCCCAACTTGCCTTTATTGATTGGTGTATATGCTACTATTTCAAAAGAATTGGGATTGCCATTGCGCTTTTCGGGAAGTGAAGCTGCGTATCAAGCTTTGGTACAAGTCTGTGATGCCAAATTGTTAGCCAAAGCAGCCGTTTGGGTAGCTACTGCTGAAAATACAGCCAACCACGCCATTAATTTTACGAATGGAGACGCTTTTCGTTGGCAACATTTGTGGAAAAGAATTGCCAAGTTTTTTGACATGGAATATGAAGAACCACAACAAATCAATTTGGCAACTTTTATGGAAGACAAAGCACCACTTTGGGATTCGATTGTAGAAAAGTATCAGTTGGAACCAAATTCGTATCACGATGTTGCCGCTTGGCCATTAGGTGACTTTATGTTCAATTGTGATTGGGATGTTTTATTAAGCACTACCAAAATTCAACAATTAGGATTCCACGAAGTGATGGACAGTGAAGAAATGTTCTTAGATCTTTTGCAGGATTTTAGAAACCGTAATATCATTCCGTAA
- a CDS encoding aldo/keto reductase: MDTLKTTVTIGNATEINRLGFGTMRATTGNGIWGDSTDKASAIKVIRKAIEQGVNFIDTADSYGPYTSELVVAEAVQPFKNDVVVATKGGAVKYKPGAIMANGHPYYLRTAIEGSLRRLQREQIEVYFLHRIDPNIPIEESVGALAQFQQEGKIKHIGISNVTVNDLERAQKVAKIDIVQNAFSYKDRRYEDLVQATAAQNIAFVAHTPVAKNDWDETILAKAEKEGISINQLSLSWLLHYSDNVIPIPGTSSEKHLLENMQSVHIQL, encoded by the coding sequence ATGGACACATTAAAAACAACAGTTACAATTGGAAACGCAACCGAAATCAACCGCTTAGGATTCGGAACCATGCGTGCCACAACAGGAAACGGAATTTGGGGAGATTCTACTGATAAAGCTTCCGCAATCAAAGTGATTCGCAAAGCTATTGAACAAGGCGTCAACTTTATTGATACTGCCGATTCTTACGGACCGTATACGTCAGAACTCGTGGTAGCAGAGGCTGTACAACCTTTTAAAAACGACGTAGTAGTTGCTACCAAAGGCGGCGCGGTAAAGTACAAACCTGGCGCGATCATGGCAAACGGACATCCGTACTACTTACGAACGGCCATTGAAGGCAGCTTGCGCAGATTGCAACGCGAACAAATAGAAGTATACTTTTTACATCGCATTGATCCGAACATTCCTATTGAAGAATCGGTAGGCGCATTGGCACAATTTCAACAAGAAGGAAAAATAAAACACATCGGAATTTCTAACGTAACGGTGAACGATTTGGAACGCGCGCAAAAAGTGGCAAAGATTGACATTGTACAGAATGCGTTCAGTTATAAAGATCGTCGTTATGAAGACTTGGTACAAGCAACTGCTGCGCAAAATATCGCGTTTGTCGCACACACACCTGTCGCAAAAAACGATTGGGATGAGACCATTCTCGCGAAAGCGGAAAAAGAAGGAATTTCTATCAACCAACTTTCCTTATCATGGCTCTTACACTACAGCGACAACGTGATTCCTATTCCAGGAACTTCCTCTGAAAAGCATTTGCTAGAAAACATGCAATCCGTACACATTCAACTTTAA
- a CDS encoding AraC family transcriptional regulator yields MKDPSSISYFKDITALLKALRTFTPQSNLFHIHKHEEVPETHSAETQIFRSDTFSASFLIEGAAEYKIGLQEYTMQEGSFYFMSPRHLRYYKKTKPWKGFVFLFSTEFIRQFSTTDIYTEYPFFEIDANVQLQLNATQVTQLNELLTELLQIYQSHEKDKIPLLYHYVSIVLLLSKKWHREQHPTVTNNTKKESISKAFYDLLEKHFFDIATQKAEYIFTVADFAEHVHISANYLSNTLKKETGKTASQIIKQRTILEAKSLLKSTELTVSEVAYFLKFQDSSYFSKYFKSATKLSPSEFRDGK; encoded by the coding sequence TTGAAAGATCCATCTTCTATATCCTACTTTAAAGACATTACGGCTTTATTGAAAGCGTTGCGCACCTTTACGCCGCAGTCAAATCTCTTTCACATTCACAAACACGAGGAAGTTCCTGAAACACATTCTGCCGAAACACAAATATTTAGAAGCGATACGTTTTCCGCTTCGTTCTTGATAGAAGGTGCCGCGGAATACAAAATTGGACTGCAAGAATACACCATGCAAGAAGGTTCATTCTACTTTATGTCGCCACGACATTTGCGCTATTACAAAAAAACCAAACCGTGGAAAGGCTTTGTGTTTTTGTTTTCTACCGAATTCATCCGACAGTTTTCTACAACAGATATTTATACAGAATATCCTTTTTTTGAAATAGATGCGAATGTGCAATTGCAACTCAATGCAACGCAAGTAACACAGTTGAATGAATTGCTGACGGAGCTTTTACAGATATATCAAAGTCATGAAAAAGACAAAATACCGTTGCTGTATCATTACGTATCTATTGTGCTATTATTGTCTAAAAAATGGCATCGAGAACAGCATCCTACAGTGACAAACAACACGAAGAAAGAAAGCATTTCAAAAGCTTTTTACGATTTGCTAGAGAAACACTTTTTTGACATCGCCACACAAAAAGCGGAATACATTTTCACCGTTGCTGACTTTGCCGAGCATGTTCACATAAGTGCGAATTACTTGAGCAACACCTTAAAAAAGGAAACAGGAAAAACAGCTTCACAAATTATTAAACAACGAACTATTTTAGAAGCTAAGTCTTTACTAAAAAGTACAGAACTCACGGTTTCAGAAGTTGCTTATTTCTTAAAATTTCAAGACAGTTCGTACTTTTCAAAGTATTTTAAAAGTGCTACCAAGCTTTCTCCAAGCGAATTTCGAGACGGAAAATAA
- a CDS encoding MauE/DoxX family redox-associated membrane protein, protein MPETATTSLYIMAAIYIVAGIFHFVTPKLFLKVTPKWVPKPEIVNILVGIIEIALGIALLFEATRSYAAMGVIALLIAVFPANWNHFQMARRKGEFVIPTLIRLPMQAGLIYWAYTFV, encoded by the coding sequence ATGCCAGAAACCGCTACAACTTCGTTATACATTATGGCTGCCATTTACATTGTGGCAGGAATTTTTCATTTTGTGACTCCAAAACTTTTTCTAAAAGTCACACCGAAATGGGTTCCTAAACCTGAAATCGTGAATATTTTGGTGGGAATTATTGAAATTGCATTAGGAATTGCGTTGCTATTTGAAGCCACACGTTCGTATGCTGCGATGGGAGTTATTGCCTTGTTAATTGCTGTATTTCCTGCAAATTGGAATCATTTTCAAATGGCAAGACGCAAAGGTGAATTTGTCATTCCAACGTTGATTCGATTGCCGATGCAAGCGGGACTAATCTATTGGGCGTATACATTTGTTTGA
- a CDS encoding T9SS type A sorting domain-containing protein: MKKRLLLSILYCFPILFYGQIGNEFEDGISNWTNTDGSTTMLTQEMHSGSNEFNQYYLLKTCDGSNTAIGEMAVVYHFGGNLYDETWGTGFEFDVKNDNNFPLHIRLGFEGFNNAELVTLQSFEIPAMTDWISVIFWVQGGYDVELTDEGDYVPSIPGVFYETMSNVKNIRIIHNASVSFDGEIVTGLLKIDDFDIILLLSVDEKFLNGIKVFPNPVVDQLFINFPATTKGKLSLTSIDGRKLLTKDIQAEQMQLDVSSIKSKGIYFLKIETPQGTLIKKIVKV, from the coding sequence ATGAAAAAACGATTACTTTTATCAATATTATATTGCTTTCCAATACTTTTTTATGGTCAAATAGGAAATGAGTTCGAAGACGGAATTTCTAATTGGACGAATACTGACGGCTCTACAACCATGCTTACTCAAGAAATGCATTCAGGTTCAAATGAATTTAATCAATACTATTTGTTGAAAACCTGCGATGGCTCTAATACTGCTATAGGAGAAATGGCTGTTGTATATCACTTTGGCGGTAATTTATATGATGAAACATGGGGAACAGGTTTTGAATTTGATGTAAAAAATGATAATAACTTTCCGCTACATATACGATTGGGATTTGAAGGATTCAATAATGCTGAACTGGTTACACTACAGTCCTTTGAAATTCCTGCAATGACTGATTGGATTTCTGTAATTTTTTGGGTTCAGGGCGGTTATGATGTAGAACTAACTGATGAAGGTGACTATGTACCTAGTATACCTGGCGTCTTTTATGAGACTATGTCTAATGTCAAAAACATTCGAATTATACATAATGCTAGTGTAAGTTTTGATGGAGAAATAGTGACTGGATTATTAAAGATAGATGATTTTGATATTATTCTTTTATTATCAGTAGATGAAAAGTTTTTGAATGGCATTAAAGTCTTTCCAAATCCAGTTGTAGATCAGTTATTCATTAATTTTCCTGCCACGACAAAAGGCAAACTTAGCTTAACGTCTATTGATGGAAGAAAATTATTGACAAAAGATATTCAAGCTGAACAAATGCAGTTAGATGTTTCAAGCATTAAAAGTAAAGGTATTTATTTTTTAAAGATAGAAACGCCTCAAGGAACGCTAATTAAGAAAATTGTGAAGGTTTGA
- a CDS encoding transposase, whose amino-acid sequence MTRVCSKQGRYMKKKRQSTVEPVFGTLKEYVGLRKINTLGIEQANKVMHMAAIAYNLKKYLKFITKTTKVELNHLASSFSK is encoded by the coding sequence ATTACTAGAGTATGCAGTAAACAAGGACGTTATATGAAAAAGAAACGGCAAAGTACGGTAGAACCCGTTTTTGGTACGCTAAAGGAATATGTGGGACTCAGAAAAATCAATACATTAGGAATTGAACAAGCTAACAAAGTCATGCATATGGCGGCCATTGCTTATAACTTGAAGAAGTACCTGAAATTCATCACAAAAACTACAAAAGTAGAGTTAAATCACTTGGCTTCCTCATTTTCAAAATAA